In Streptomyces venezuelae, the sequence GCTTGGGGGCCAGCAGGCCGGCGAGGGCGGTGACGTCGAACGGGACCGGTCCCACGACGTGCGCGACCAGGTGGTCCGCGCTGCCGGCCACGGTGACGGCCGCGTCGACCACGCCGTCGAGTTCCCGGATCGCGGACTCCACCTCACCGAGCTCGATGCGGAACCCCTTGAGCTGAACCTGGTCGTCGGCGCGGCCGGTGAACTCCAGTTCGCCGTCGAGCGTACGGCGGGCGAGGTCTCCCGTGTGGTACATCCGGGAGCCGTCGCCCGCGAACGGGTCCGCGACGAACCGGCCGGCGGTGAGGGAGGGCCGGCCCAGGTAGCCGAGGGAGACCTGGTCGCCGGCGACGTAGATCGCACCCACCCGGCCCGGCGGGACCGGTCGGAGGCGGTCGTCGAGCAGGTAGGTGACCAGGCCCGGGATCGGGCCGCCGATCGGGCTGGCGTCGCCGCCGCGGCGGAAGTCCTCGTCGGTCAGGACCCGGTGCGTGACGTGCACGGTGGTCTCGGTGATGCCGTACATGTTGACCAGCTCGGGCGAGGCGGTCCCGTGCCTCAGGGCCCAGCCGCGCAGCCGCCCGAGGTCCAGTGCCTCGCCCCCGAAGACGATCCGGCGCAGGCTGGTGGCGGGCTCGTCGGCGTGCCGGTCGGCCTCGATGAACTGGTAGAAGGCCGAGGGGGTCTGGTTGAGGACCGTCACCCGGCGCTCGCGCACCAGGCGGTGGAAGTCGACGGGTGAGCGGGTCAGTCCGTACTCCGGCACGAGCAGCTCGGCGCCGTGTGCCAGCGCCCCCCACAGTTCCCACACGGCGAAGTCGAAGGAGTACGAGTGGAACTGGACCCACACGTCGTGCGGTCCGAAGCCCATGTCGGTACGGGTGTTCGCGAGCAGGGTCACCACGGAGGCGTGCGGGACGACGACGCCCTTGGGCCGGCCCGTCGACCCGGAGGTGTAGATCACGTACGCGGGATCGTGCCAGCCGGCCGCGGGCACGCCGGTGGGGTCCTCGGCCTCCTGGGAGCCAGGGGCGTCCTGCGGCGGCCGCTCCCCCTGGACGAGCACCCGGGCCGCCACGCCCGCCCGGGCCAGCAGCCGCGTGAAGCGGTCCCTGTGGTGCGGGTCCACGAGCACGACCTGTGGGGCCGCGTCGGCGAGGACGTACTCCAGGCGATCGTCCGGGTACGCGAGGTCCAGTGGTACGTACGCCCCGCCCGCGGTGACGACGCCGACGAGGGCGACGACCTGTTCCAGGGAGCGCGGGACGGCGACGGCGACCCGCTCGCCCGGCCGGACCCCGGCGGCACGCAGGACCGAGGCCAACTCGTCCTTCGCCGTGGCCAGTTCGCCGTAGGTCAGTGAGCGGCTGCCACCGTCGAGGGCGCACTGGGTGACCGCGGTGGCCGCCGGGTCGCGCTGTGCGGCGGCGTCGAAGAGGGCGCCCAGGGTCGTCGGAGTGATCCGTGCGGGGGCCCCGGTGTCCGGGCGGGCCAGCTCGTCGACGGGACCGTCCGGCCGGGTGAGCAGACCGGTGAGGGTGCGGGTGAAGGCGTGCAGGACCTTCCGGGCGGCCTGCTCCCGCACCAGCGCGCCGTCGTAGATCAGGTTGAAGCGGGGGCGGCCGTCGGGAGCGCGCTCCACCACGAGGGTCAACGGGTAGTGCGGGGCGCCCTCGTTCACGATGTCGCCGACGACGAGCGTGTCCCCGGGTCCGCGCAGGGCCGCCACGTCGGTCGCGACGTCGAACACCACCAGTGTGTCGAAGAGCGGGCCGGCTCCGCTCAGGCGGCTGATGCGCGCCAGGGAGACGTGCTGGTGCGCGAGCACCGCACTCTGGTGGTCCCGTACCGAGGCGAGCAGGTCGCGCGCCGTGGTGGTGGCCGCCCACCGGGCGCGCACGGGGATGGTGTTGATGAACAGACCGACCATGTCCCCGATGCCGGATACGTCGGCGTCGCGCCCCGACACCGTGGACCCGAACACGACGTCCCTGCCGTGCAGCAGGCCGCCGAGCGTCACCGCCCAGGCGCTGTGCACGGCCACGCTGAGCGGCACACCGGCGGACCGGACGGCCTCGTCGAGGTCCCCGTCCGGCGAGGCGGCGGTGTCGGCGAACCGGTCGGACGGAGTGTGCCCCTCGGCGACGAGCGAGGGGCCGGGGAGCCCGGCGAGCTGTTCGCTCCACACCCGGTCGCTCTCGTCCTCGTCCCGTCCGGCGAGCCAGCGCACGTAGTCGGTGAAGCCGCCGAGCGGGTGCACGGTCCCCGGAGCGTGGTACTCGGTCAGCAGCGCGCGGAGCATCGGCGGCACCGACCAGCCGTCGGCGATGATGTGGTGCACGGTCTGCACCAGGACGCTGCGGGCGGGGCCCGTGCGGATCAGCGTGTACCGCATCAGCGGGCCGCTGGCCAGGTCGAAGCCGCGGCGGCGGTCGCGTTCGGCGTGTTCGCGGATCTCCTGGTCGGTGATGCCGGGGCGGTCCAGGGTGCTGAACGGGGCCCGGACCCCGCTCTCCAGTACGCAGACCACGCGGCCGTCGGCGAGGGCCGTGAACCGTGCGGCCAGGTTGGGGAAGAGCGTGAGCAGGCGGGTGGCCGCCGCGGCGAGCCGGTCGGCGTCCACCTCTCCGTCCAGGGTCAGGAGCTGCTGCTCGACGTAGCTGCCCGCGGAGTCGTCGTCGTAGACCGAGTGGAAGTAGAGGCCCTCCTGGAGCGGGGTCAGCGGCAGGATGTCCCGCAGTGCGGGGCCGTCCAGCTCGTCCACGTCGGCCTGGGTGAGTGCCGCCAGGCCGAAGTCGCCGGGTGAGTGACCGCCCAGGCCCAGGGCGGCCAGGTCGACGGCGGCCAGTGCGGCGAGCCCTGCCAGGGCCTCGCGGAAGTATCCGCCGATGGCCTCGACGTCCTGGTCGGTGAAGAGTCCGTCGGGCCAGGAGAGGGTGGTGACCAGCTCGTACGCGCCGCCGGCCGTGGCCGGTTCGGCGATCGCGTTGAACTCCAGGGCGCGCGGCAGCCGCATCCCCGGGTCGCGCCTCTCGCCCAGTTGCCCCGTGGTGTGCGCGAGTTCCCAGTCGGCGGAGGAGCCCGCGTCGAAGCGGCCCAGGTAGTTGAACAGCACCTGGGGTGGGGGCGCGTCGAAGCCGGCGTCGGTCAGGTAGCGCAGGGCACCGTAGGAGAGGCCGTTGTTCGGTACCCGGGCGAGGTCCTCCTTGACCGCCTTGAGTGCGGCGACCAGGTACGAGGGCGAGGTGAGGTCGGCGGCGGCGCCGGGGTCGACGGTCACCGGGAACAGGGTGGTGAACCAGCCCACGGTCCGTGACAGTTCGGGCTCGAAGCCGGCGGAGTCCGCCACGTGGCGTCCTTCGCGGCCGTGGCCCTCCAGTTCGATGTGCGCGAACGTCTGGTCCTGGCCGAGGTCGCGGCGCCACCGTGCCAGGGTGACGGCGAGTGCGGTCAGCAGCACGTCGTTGACGCCCGCGTGGAAACGCGCCGGGACCTCGCCGAGGAGCGCGGCCGTGACCTCGGGTCCGGCCGAGAGGGTCGTCGTGCGCTCCCGGGCGACGGTGTCGGCCTCGGACAGCTCGCGCCGCCCCAGCGGCGCGTCCGCCCCCGGCAGGGCCCGCCGGAAGTGGGCGAGGTCGGCGTCGAACCCCGCGCGTTCCAGCAGCTGGGTCCAGCGCCGGAACGACGTGCCCACCGGGGGCAGGTCGATCGGCGCGCCCGACAGGTACCAGCGCCACGCCGTGGAGAGGTCCTCCATCAGGATCCGCCACGAGACGCCGTCGATGACCGCGTGGTGGGCGACCAGGACCAGTTGACGTGCCTCGCGGCGCCAGACGGCACGCAGCATCACGCCGTCGGCCGGGGCGAGCCCGGCGGTGGCGAGCGCGACGCACTCCTCCAGCGGCCGGTCGCTCTCCTGCCATCGCGCCGCGGCCCGCTCCGCCTCCGGGATCTCGAAGCTCCAGCGTTCGCCCCGCACCAGCTTGGCGCGCAGCATGTCGTGCCGTGCGACCAGGGCCGTGAGGACGGCGTCGAGGCCTTCGGCCGTCAGGTCCGCCGGGGTGTTCAGCACCACCGACTGCACGAAGCCGTCGATGGCGTCGGTGGTCGCGCCGAGCCACTGCACGATCGGCGATCCCACGACCGTACCGGTGGCGACGTCGCCGTGGTCCACGGCGGCGGCCTCGCGGTCGGCGACGGCAGCCAGCGCGCCCACGACGCTGTGGGTGAAGATCTGGCGGGCGGTGACGTGGAGGCCCGCCTCGCGCAGGGCGCTCAGCAGGGAGATCGCCAGGATGCTGTCCCCGCCGAGCTGGAAGAAGTCCTGGTCGACGCCGACGGCGTCGCGCTGCAGCACCGCCGCGACCGCCCCGCACACCAGGCGCTCGTTCTCGGTGACGGGCGGGGCGAGCAGGCCCGGGCCGGTCGCGGGCTCCGGCAGGGCGCCCCGGTCGAGCTTGCCGTTCGCGGTGAGGGGGAACTCCTTCATCACGACGACGTGGGCGGGCACCATGTACTCCACCATGTGCGCGGTGGCCCACTCCCTGACCTCGTCGGCGCGCAGGTCGCCGCTGCCGGTGGCGGGGATCACGTAGCCCACGAGGTAGGTGCCGCCGGCCGTGTTCTTCTTCGCGACGACGCAGGTGTGGCGTACGGCGGGGTGTTCGGCGAGGCCGGCCTCGACGTCCTCGATCTCCAGCCGCATGCCGCGGATCTTGATCTGGTTGTCGGCGCGGCCGAGGAAGTCCAGGGATCCGTCGGGGGCGAAGCGGGCGAGGTCACCGGTGCGGTACAGCCGGGATCCGTCCGTGGCGAAGGGGTTCGCGACGAACCGGGAGGCCGTCAGGCCGGGCGCGCCCACGTATCCGCGCCCGAGCAGGAAGCCTCCGACGTACAGTTCGCCGCCGACGCCGACCGGGACCGGGCGCAGTTCGTCGTCCAGGACGTAGAGCTGGGTGTTGGGGTTGGCCTTGCCGATCGACGTCGACAGGCGTTCCGCGGCGCCCCGGTAGATGACGTGCGAGACGCCGATCGTCGTCTCGGCTGGTCCGTAGCCGTGGTACATGGGTATGTCGAGCCGGGTGCGGAAGCGCTCGTACAGTTCCGGGGTCAGCACCTCGCCGCCGCACCACACGTGCCGCAGGCTGTCCAGCTGTCCGGAGTCGCCCGCGATCTCCAGCAGTACGTCGAGCATCGACGACACGAGGTAGGTGAAGGTGACGCGCTGCTCGGCGATGACGCCCAGCAGGTGGTGCGGGTCGCGTTCGCCGCCGGGGCGCAGCACCACCAGCCGGCCTCCGCACACCAGTGGCAGGAAGATCTCGTTGATCGAGATGTCGAAGGAGAGCGGCGCCTTGAACAGCGACGCGTCGTCGTGTCCGAAGCCCAGGATCTCGTTGACCTGCCACAGCAGGCGCTCGCTGATGGCCTCGTGGCGGATCATCGCGCCCTTGGGCCGGCCGGTCGAACCGGATGTGAAGATCACGTAGGCCAGGGCGGCGCCGGGGACGGTGACCCCGGTCCCCTCGACCGGGTACGAGCCGAACCGCCAGTCGGCGAGGTCGACCGGCACGGCCTCCGGTTCGTCCGGGACGTGTGCGCCCGAGTCGTTGAGCTGCAGTACGACGCGGGCGTCGGCGGCGACGACGGAGCGGCGCGCGGCGGGCCACTGCGGATCGAGCGGTACGAACGCGGCGCCGGCCTGGAGCACGCCGAGCAGCCCGATCACCATCTCGGCAGAGCGGTCCAGGGAGATCGCGACGACCTGTTCGGCGGTGACTCCGCGTTCGACCAGGTGGTGGGCCAGCTGGGCGGAGAGCTCGGCCGCCTGGCGGTAGGTCAGCGAGCGGTGCTCGTCGACGACGGCGACGGCGTCCGGCCGCAGGCGTGCCTGCTCGCGGAACATCTCGACGACGGTCGGGCGGATCCGGTCCGCCCCGGTGTCGTTCCACCGGGCCAGGGTCGCGAGCCGCTGCTCGATGCCGGACGGGCCGATGGTGGAGAGGGGGCGGTCCGGGAAGTCGGCCAGGTCGTCCAGGGCGAGCTGCGCGTCGGCCGGTACGACGCCTTCCGGGAGGGTGATGCTCCGGCCGGCCGCCCCGTCGGGGCCGTCCGTCCCGACCTCCCAGCCGGCCGTTCCCGCACCGCCGTTGTCCGCCCAGCCGAGAACGTCGGCGAAGAGGGTTCCGGGGGTGAGGTCCAGGCCGTCGGGGCTCCGTCCCGTGGCCCAGTAGGCCAGTGCGATGGCGCACGCCCGGGCGACGGCCGTGTCGCCGTAGTCGCCGGACCGCCGGCGCACGTCGGCCAGGCGGGTGGGAGAAAGCAGCACGAGACGAGCGGTCGGTTCCGTCATCGGAGGCTCAACGCCCTTTCCTGATCGATATGGTGACCCAGCCGAACCCGGGGCTGCCTAGCTGCCTTCGCGCCAGGCCCGCCACAGTCGTGCGTAGCGGCCGCCCTGGGCCACCAGCTCCTCGTGCGTCCCCTGCTCCACGACACGTCCCGCGTCCAGTACGGCGATCCGGTCCGCCGCCATCGCCTGGGTCAGCCGGTGTGCCACGAACAGCGTGGTCCGGCCCGCGCACGCCGCGAGCACGGCCCGTTCCAGGTCGGCCGCGCCCTCGCTGCCCGCCTCCGCCGTGGACTCGTCGAGCACCACGACGGGGGTGCGGCCCAGCACGAGCCGGGCCAGGGCGATGTGGGCGACCTTGGTCCCGTCGAGGCGTTCGCCGCCCTCGCCGACCGGGGTGTTCAGCCCGTCGGAGAGCGCCTCGACCCATCCGTCGGCGCCGACCGTCCGCAGGGCGTCCGTCAGCTGGGCGTCGGTCGCTTCCGGCGCGGCCAGGCGCAGGTCCTCGGCGAGCGGTCCGGAGAAGACGTGTGTCTCCTGCGTCAGGATGCTGACCAGGGCTCGTGCCCCGGCCTCGTCGAGACCGGCGAGGTCGGTGGACCCGATCCGTACGGATCCGCTCTGCGGGGTGCCGATGCCCGCGATCAGCGCGGCCAGGGTGGACTTGCCCGCGCCCGTGGCCCCGACCAGGGCGAGCGAGGTGCCGGCCGGGATCGTCAGGTCGACGTCCCGGACGACGGGCTCCTCGGAGCCGGGGTAGCGGAAGGTCAGTCCCGCCACCTCGACGGCCACCGGGGGCGGTCCGTCCACCGCCCCCGCCAGGGCGCCCACCAGCCGGTCCTCCGCGTCCTCCTCCAGTACTCCGACCAGGCGGGTCAGGCTCGCGCCCGACTTCTGGGCCTCGTCGAAGGTGAACATGATGGAGCCCAGCGGGGTGAAGAGCCGGTGGAACAGCAGCGGGGCCGCGGAGACCTCGCCGAGGCTGGCGGCGTCGGCCTCCAGGAGGGCGTACCCGACCACGATGATCAGGACCAGACCGATGAACTCGGCGCGGTTCTCCCTGCCGACGAACCGGCCGAAGAGCCGGAACACCTCGATGCCGAGGTCGCGTACCCGCCACGACTCCTGGGTGACCTTCTCGCGGACGGCCCCTTCGAGGCGGTACGCCCGGACCGTGTCTATCCCGTTCAGTCCGCTGATCAGGGCCTGGGCGCGGTCGGCCTGGGCCGCCCGCTGCTTCTGGTAGAGCGGGGCGGAGCGCGGCAGGTACCAGCGCAGGGCCAGCCCGTAGGCGGGCAGTGCGCAGGCGCCGGCCAGACCGAGCCGCCAGTCCAGGCCGAACATGCCGATGGTGGCGATGGCGACCAGCACCCCCGCCGAGAACACGGTGGGGACGGCCGTCCTGATGCCCTTGGAGAGCACGGCCACGTCGTCGCCGACCCGGGAGAGCACGTCGCCCCGGCCGACCTGCTCGACCCGGGCGCTCGGCATCCCGAGGACGGCCCGGACGGCGCCTTCGCGCAGCCGGGCGAGCAGGTCCGCGCCGAGGCGCCCGATGAGGTACGTCGACAGGGCGGTGGCCGCCGCGCCGAGGAGCGCGGCGGCCACCATCAACACCCCGGTCGTGACCAGGACCGAGCGCGGTCCGCCCGCGACCACCCCGTCGACGACCCGGCCGAGCAGGAGCAGCGGGAGCACCTGGAGGGCTGCCCCCGCCACCGTGGTGAACACGGTGGCGAGGGTCAGCCACGGGACCTCGCGGCAGTGCGCGGTGACCCAGCGGGTGGCCTCGCGTCCGGTCGTCGTGCGCAGGGTCGGCGGGGGGACGCGCGTGGCGGTGAGGCTCACACCTGACCGGCCGACTTGACGAGCTCGTCGATGGCGTACGGCAGGGAGAGCAGGGTGCCCTGGGACATGGCCGCGCCGACGGCCGGGCCCTCGCTGTCGAGGAGGTAGGAGACCTTGCCGTTCTTGACCGCGTTCAGGTTGGTGAACAGCTGGAACTTCTTCAGGGCTTCCTGGTCCGCCTTGTCGGCGATGACGAAGATGCGGTCGACGTCGACGAGGTCCATGCGCTCCGGGGAGAGCGTGGTGTAGAACTTGCCGTCCGCGATCTTGTCGATCTCGGTCTGGCCCTTGTAGCCGATGCCCGTGACCAGCCGGCCGCGGACGTCGGTGGTGGTGAAGGGGGCCACCGAGTCCTTGTACCAGGACAGCGGGACGGCGGTCTGGTTCGCGAACTCGGGGTGGGCCTTCTTGGCCGCGTCGAGCTTGTCCTGGATGCCCTTCACCAGTTCGGTGCCCTTGGCCTCCTGGCCGAGCGCCTTGCCGATGTGGACGGCGTTGTCCTGCCAGGGGGCGCTGAACGGCTCCTTCTCGGCCTTGGTGCGGCCCACGGTGGGGGCGATCTTGGAGAGCTTCTCGTAGCCGGCCTGGTCGATCTCGGAGTACACGGCGATGATCAGGTCGGGCCGCAGGGCCGCGATCTTCTCGTAGTTCGGGCCGGCGTCGCCGTTGTTCATGACGACCTCGGGGCGGGTGTCTCCCCACTTCTCCTTCACCCACGGCCACTGGGTGTTGATGTCGGGTGAGGTGCCCGGCGGGTTGGGGTACTGGTCGACCATGCCGACCGGCTTGATGCCGAACGCCAGGATGGCCTGGTCGTCCGTGTAGCCGACCGAGACGACCCGCTTGGGAGCCTTCTCCACCTTGGTGGATCCGAAGGCGTGCTCCACGGTGACCGGAAAGGTGCCCCCGGCGGCCGGGGCGTTGTCGCTCTTCTTGTCGGCCTGGTCCGCCGAATCGGAACCGCATCCGGCCAGCAGGCCGACACCGAGGGCCGCGGCAGAGACCCCGGCCGCCAACCGCTGCCAGGGCTTCATACGTGTCGATCGATGGAAAAGCATCCGAAATCCCTTGCTTTCGTGCCGTCCACTGCAGTTCCGCCCGAGGGCAGCCAAACCCTACCGCGACCAAGTGAGGCTAGCCTAGCCTTACTCGCGGCGTAACTTTGTTTGATCTAGGGGGCGTGCACGTGGGCGCGCCCGAT encodes:
- a CDS encoding ABC transporter ATP-binding protein, translating into MSLTATRVPPPTLRTTTGREATRWVTAHCREVPWLTLATVFTTVAGAALQVLPLLLLGRVVDGVVAGGPRSVLVTTGVLMVAAALLGAAATALSTYLIGRLGADLLARLREGAVRAVLGMPSARVEQVGRGDVLSRVGDDVAVLSKGIRTAVPTVFSAGVLVAIATIGMFGLDWRLGLAGACALPAYGLALRWYLPRSAPLYQKQRAAQADRAQALISGLNGIDTVRAYRLEGAVREKVTQESWRVRDLGIEVFRLFGRFVGRENRAEFIGLVLIIVVGYALLEADAASLGEVSAAPLLFHRLFTPLGSIMFTFDEAQKSGASLTRLVGVLEEDAEDRLVGALAGAVDGPPPVAVEVAGLTFRYPGSEEPVVRDVDLTIPAGTSLALVGATGAGKSTLAALIAGIGTPQSGSVRIGSTDLAGLDEAGARALVSILTQETHVFSGPLAEDLRLAAPEATDAQLTDALRTVGADGWVEALSDGLNTPVGEGGERLDGTKVAHIALARLVLGRTPVVVLDESTAEAGSEGAADLERAVLAACAGRTTLFVAHRLTQAMAADRIAVLDAGRVVEQGTHEELVAQGGRYARLWRAWREGS
- a CDS encoding iron-siderophore ABC transporter substrate-binding protein, which gives rise to MLFHRSTRMKPWQRLAAGVSAAALGVGLLAGCGSDSADQADKKSDNAPAAGGTFPVTVEHAFGSTKVEKAPKRVVSVGYTDDQAILAFGIKPVGMVDQYPNPPGTSPDINTQWPWVKEKWGDTRPEVVMNNGDAGPNYEKIAALRPDLIIAVYSEIDQAGYEKLSKIAPTVGRTKAEKEPFSAPWQDNAVHIGKALGQEAKGTELVKGIQDKLDAAKKAHPEFANQTAVPLSWYKDSVAPFTTTDVRGRLVTGIGYKGQTEIDKIADGKFYTTLSPERMDLVDVDRIFVIADKADQEALKKFQLFTNLNAVKNGKVSYLLDSEGPAVGAAMSQGTLLSLPYAIDELVKSAGQV
- a CDS encoding non-ribosomal peptide synthetase; translation: MTEPTARLVLLSPTRLADVRRRSGDYGDTAVARACAIALAYWATGRSPDGLDLTPGTLFADVLGWADNGGAGTAGWEVGTDGPDGAAGRSITLPEGVVPADAQLALDDLADFPDRPLSTIGPSGIEQRLATLARWNDTGADRIRPTVVEMFREQARLRPDAVAVVDEHRSLTYRQAAELSAQLAHHLVERGVTAEQVVAISLDRSAEMVIGLLGVLQAGAAFVPLDPQWPAARRSVVAADARVVLQLNDSGAHVPDEPEAVPVDLADWRFGSYPVEGTGVTVPGAALAYVIFTSGSTGRPKGAMIRHEAISERLLWQVNEILGFGHDDASLFKAPLSFDISINEIFLPLVCGGRLVVLRPGGERDPHHLLGVIAEQRVTFTYLVSSMLDVLLEIAGDSGQLDSLRHVWCGGEVLTPELYERFRTRLDIPMYHGYGPAETTIGVSHVIYRGAAERLSTSIGKANPNTQLYVLDDELRPVPVGVGGELYVGGFLLGRGYVGAPGLTASRFVANPFATDGSRLYRTGDLARFAPDGSLDFLGRADNQIKIRGMRLEIEDVEAGLAEHPAVRHTCVVAKKNTAGGTYLVGYVIPATGSGDLRADEVREWATAHMVEYMVPAHVVVMKEFPLTANGKLDRGALPEPATGPGLLAPPVTENERLVCGAVAAVLQRDAVGVDQDFFQLGGDSILAISLLSALREAGLHVTARQIFTHSVVGALAAVADREAAAVDHGDVATGTVVGSPIVQWLGATTDAIDGFVQSVVLNTPADLTAEGLDAVLTALVARHDMLRAKLVRGERWSFEIPEAERAAARWQESDRPLEECVALATAGLAPADGVMLRAVWRREARQLVLVAHHAVIDGVSWRILMEDLSTAWRWYLSGAPIDLPPVGTSFRRWTQLLERAGFDADLAHFRRALPGADAPLGRRELSEADTVARERTTTLSAGPEVTAALLGEVPARFHAGVNDVLLTALAVTLARWRRDLGQDQTFAHIELEGHGREGRHVADSAGFEPELSRTVGWFTTLFPVTVDPGAAADLTSPSYLVAALKAVKEDLARVPNNGLSYGALRYLTDAGFDAPPPQVLFNYLGRFDAGSSADWELAHTTGQLGERRDPGMRLPRALEFNAIAEPATAGGAYELVTTLSWPDGLFTDQDVEAIGGYFREALAGLAALAAVDLAALGLGGHSPGDFGLAALTQADVDELDGPALRDILPLTPLQEGLYFHSVYDDDSAGSYVEQQLLTLDGEVDADRLAAAATRLLTLFPNLAARFTALADGRVVCVLESGVRAPFSTLDRPGITDQEIREHAERDRRRGFDLASGPLMRYTLIRTGPARSVLVQTVHHIIADGWSVPPMLRALLTEYHAPGTVHPLGGFTDYVRWLAGRDEDESDRVWSEQLAGLPGPSLVAEGHTPSDRFADTAASPDGDLDEAVRSAGVPLSVAVHSAWAVTLGGLLHGRDVVFGSTVSGRDADVSGIGDMVGLFINTIPVRARWAATTTARDLLASVRDHQSAVLAHQHVSLARISRLSGAGPLFDTLVVFDVATDVAALRGPGDTLVVGDIVNEGAPHYPLTLVVERAPDGRPRFNLIYDGALVREQAARKVLHAFTRTLTGLLTRPDGPVDELARPDTGAPARITPTTLGALFDAAAQRDPAATAVTQCALDGGSRSLTYGELATAKDELASVLRAAGVRPGERVAVAVPRSLEQVVALVGVVTAGGAYVPLDLAYPDDRLEYVLADAAPQVVLVDPHHRDRFTRLLARAGVAARVLVQGERPPQDAPGSQEAEDPTGVPAAGWHDPAYVIYTSGSTGRPKGVVVPHASVVTLLANTRTDMGFGPHDVWVQFHSYSFDFAVWELWGALAHGAELLVPEYGLTRSPVDFHRLVRERRVTVLNQTPSAFYQFIEADRHADEPATSLRRIVFGGEALDLGRLRGWALRHGTASPELVNMYGITETTVHVTHRVLTDEDFRRGGDASPIGGPIPGLVTYLLDDRLRPVPPGRVGAIYVAGDQVSLGYLGRPSLTAGRFVADPFAGDGSRMYHTGDLARRTLDGELEFTGRADDQVQLKGFRIELGEVESAIRELDGVVDAAVTVAGSADHLVAHVVGPVPFDVTALAGLLAPKLPAHMVPGQVLPVDALPLTVNGKLDREALTAHAAAHGAQHVGPQGGPPGEPAAATGSALSALVDIFTATLPGTAVDGDSDFFRAGGDSILAITVVNRARALGLAIAPRDVFLLRTPRALAEHLATSPPHPAAPAASAPREDGPLTPTPIILRRRELGGSLTRFAQARALVAAEGTGLADARRAANAVVAAHPALRLRLRTEHGVWALRTEPARTVTVVRSDAPDPTAAADEAAGRLDPEAGDVVAFSWLEATRTLVVTVHHLAVDAVSWLILLDDIATALHGNPLAPPTTSYAAYAQALADRAAHETDDLGHWITTLQAPPLLPVAERPRERTVVLPPEVSDLVTRTAPTALGVGLTELLCGALRTALTHIQPSPADLAIDLERHGRIPASAHHDYTRTVGWFTAIAPVRLTAHSDPVAAAREVAERQPDERAHVAYGGLRYLNPQTAPLLTARPQVLFNYLGRGSESQALHLTGIDEGSPYAVEVNAWTDAASGSLHADFTLAEGVPDEITEHWRAALEHIAAVATAAGRTAPVTPLQRGLFFQAQLAGPAGHYVAQSWFTFDRRLDADALAEAMAWVIARHPVVGAGFTTDDDGKAVQVLGAGRPVGVRTVDLATDAEVDALLARDRDTGFDPGEPPLIRLTVVRLPGDRDGLLLSYHLLLWDGWSREIVLRDLFDAYEAALAGDLTPPAPATPGFEEYARALDAKDPAVSERFWAQHLSGLPGPTLLAGPAPDLVDDLPRTLVHTLSAEASQLLRDVAREYGVTLNSVLTGAFGLLLGARTGRADAVFGVTVSGREGEDLSEVVGVLLNTVPMWTRPRPDDTVRDYLAGVQAARVEAMEHEHLGLGEIQRAGGHDTLFDNLFVLQNFLDMDAFAAMNTRHGITAVRADDSTHYPFTWVVTPGDRLTVKLEYRDHDTGAARALLDDYLALLGNLARSTGPVGALPGAGPAPVPSVRTEVGTDTVVDRFDRAADRDPGRVALVAHGRTMTFERLRDRSRDLAGVLAARGIGPETTVALAIPRSLDSIVALFAVLRVGAAYVPLELDHPDERIAAIVADARPDLTLTVSAVSPRLTGDLIELDRPLPEAEPFVTFAPDDPDRLRHPAYTIYTSGSTGRPKGVVTEYAGLTNMLINHQRRIFEPVLADHGHRVFRIAHTVSFAFDMSWEELLWLADGHEVHVCDEELRRDAPRLVEYCLEHGIDVVNVTPTYAQQLVAEGLLDDPERRPALVLLGGEAVTPTLWQRLAETEGTAGYNLYGPTEYTINTLGVGTFECQDPVVGVAIDNTDVYVLDPWLRPLPDGVPGELYVAGVGIARGYLGQPAQTADRFVACPFGTPGTRMYRTGDLVARRPDGNIAYLGRTDQQVKIRGHRVELGEVEAAFAAHPAVRFAAAVAQPDPQVDGAYRLAAYLVLAGPDGQDGLDLAAVAAAVGAGLPDFLRPTHYSQVDRIPLTVNGKADTKALPEARPLGTLTTSGERGPQTQTETVVCEFFAEALDLDDDEVSALSDFVSLGGHSMLAVRLIGLLRREYGPVITVRDLFTLRTPEMIARHLDENS